A genome region from Hyalangium gracile includes the following:
- a CDS encoding glycoside hydrolase family protein yields the protein MNPVAPQRLALALLPALLAGPQVLADPAPSVFDSVDADRVLSVARQQLERTASVMPATQYPKATRPDGTWTMVPNTNLTGWTQGFFPGSMWMLHQAGGEAIWRTRADQWTRNLELQKTNTQTHDLGFKFMPSFGMAYQLTGDPYYRSVVLTAARSLATRFNTTVGIIDCCDWNSNWDVPLVVDTMMNLELLFWASRNGGEAAWSTMALSHALKTLTDLVRPDGSTFHVVDYDAAGRIRSRGTFQGYSDSSTWARGQAWAIYGYTMAYRYTRDARMLQAAQKVTDYYLSRLPADGIPLWDFDAPASLQRKDSSAAAIVASALLELSEFVTLPADKARYRNAALTMLDTLSSSAYLTAGTPTYAILNHGVGNLPANQEVDVGLIYGDYYLLEAVLRYKGLVTSRAISMGATWRYDDRGVDPGSQWMMPAYDDSAWRAGPAQLGYGDGDEATRLTRTATSQPSIYFRRHVTLTGPVTQAALRVLHDDGVAVWVNGTRVFGKYVGNGTTHGVYASTTSQDNELGSGPVSPGVFREGDNVIAVMIKQAGPSSSDVSFDFELTTTTVPSPSVPRVTLLSPNGGESLRAGSVQPIVWNSSGPVSSVRLELSTDNGTTWQTLTGSTPNTGQYAWTVPAVSTRQARLRVSDAVNPSISDVSDAVFSIFIETVSTPIVFGSSWRYDDRSVDPGAQWRARDFDDSSWRTGPGQLGYGDGDEATVLRRTSPAQPSVYFRKKISLSGAVTRAELRVLHDDGVAVWVNGTLVFSRYVGNGTSHGVYASSSAADNTVSSAVIPSTAFVSGENTIAVMVKQSSPTSSDISFALSLTLTTRR from the coding sequence ATGAATCCCGTTGCGCCCCAGCGGCTCGCGCTCGCGCTACTCCCGGCACTCCTCGCCGGCCCTCAAGTCCTCGCGGATCCGGCCCCCAGCGTCTTCGACTCGGTGGACGCGGATCGGGTGCTCTCCGTGGCACGGCAGCAGCTGGAGCGGACCGCCAGCGTGATGCCGGCGACCCAGTACCCCAAGGCCACGCGTCCCGATGGGACGTGGACGATGGTGCCGAACACGAACCTCACCGGGTGGACCCAGGGCTTCTTCCCCGGAAGCATGTGGATGCTGCACCAGGCCGGGGGCGAGGCGATCTGGCGGACGCGGGCCGACCAGTGGACGCGCAACCTGGAGCTCCAGAAGACCAACACGCAGACGCATGACCTGGGCTTCAAGTTCATGCCCAGCTTCGGCATGGCCTACCAGCTGACGGGAGACCCCTACTACCGGAGCGTGGTGCTGACGGCCGCCCGCTCGCTCGCGACGCGCTTCAACACCACGGTGGGCATCATCGACTGCTGCGACTGGAACTCGAACTGGGATGTTCCCCTCGTCGTCGACACGATGATGAACCTGGAGCTGCTCTTCTGGGCGTCTCGCAACGGGGGCGAGGCCGCGTGGAGCACCATGGCGCTCAGCCACGCGCTGAAGACCCTGACGGACCTGGTCCGCCCGGATGGCAGCACCTTCCACGTGGTGGACTACGACGCCGCGGGCCGCATCCGCTCGCGAGGCACCTTCCAGGGCTACTCGGACAGCTCCACCTGGGCCCGAGGTCAGGCCTGGGCCATCTACGGCTACACCATGGCGTACCGGTACACGCGCGATGCGCGGATGCTGCAGGCCGCGCAGAAGGTCACCGACTACTACCTGAGCCGGCTGCCCGCGGATGGCATCCCCCTCTGGGACTTCGACGCGCCGGCGAGCCTGCAGCGGAAGGACTCCTCGGCCGCCGCCATCGTCGCCTCCGCGCTCCTGGAGCTGTCCGAGTTCGTGACGCTGCCAGCGGACAAGGCCCGCTACCGCAACGCCGCGCTGACGATGCTGGACACGCTGTCCTCGTCCGCCTACCTCACCGCGGGCACCCCCACGTACGCCATCCTGAACCACGGCGTCGGCAACCTCCCGGCGAACCAGGAGGTCGACGTCGGCCTCATCTATGGCGACTACTACCTCCTGGAGGCGGTCCTTCGTTACAAGGGGCTCGTCACCTCCCGGGCCATCTCCATGGGCGCCACGTGGCGGTACGACGACCGGGGCGTGGACCCGGGCTCGCAGTGGATGATGCCCGCATATGATGACTCCGCGTGGAGAGCCGGGCCAGCCCAGCTCGGCTACGGAGATGGGGACGAAGCCACCCGGCTCACACGGACGGCGACGAGCCAGCCCAGCATCTACTTCCGGCGGCACGTCACGCTCACGGGCCCGGTGACTCAAGCGGCGCTGCGCGTGCTCCACGACGATGGCGTGGCCGTCTGGGTGAACGGCACGCGGGTGTTCGGCAAGTACGTCGGGAACGGCACCACGCACGGCGTCTACGCCAGCACGACGTCCCAGGACAACGAGCTCGGCTCGGGTCCCGTGAGCCCCGGCGTGTTCCGCGAGGGCGACAACGTCATCGCGGTCATGATCAAGCAGGCGGGCCCCTCCTCCAGCGACGTCTCCTTCGACTTCGAGCTCACCACGACCACGGTGCCCTCCCCCTCGGTCCCCCGGGTGACACTGCTCAGTCCCAACGGTGGCGAGTCGCTGCGCGCAGGGAGCGTGCAACCCATCGTCTGGAACAGCTCGGGGCCGGTCTCCAGCGTGCGGCTGGAGCTCTCCACGGACAACGGCACCACGTGGCAGACGCTCACCGGCTCCACGCCCAACACGGGCCAGTACGCGTGGACGGTGCCAGCGGTGTCCACCCGCCAGGCGCGGCTCCGGGTCTCCGACGCGGTAAACCCCTCCATCAGTGACGTCAGCGATGCGGTGTTCTCGATCTTCATCGAGACGGTGAGCACCCCCATCGTCTTCGGGTCCTCCTGGCGCTACGACGACCGTAGTGTGGATCCCGGAGCCCAGTGGCGCGCGCGTGACTTCGATGACTCGAGCTGGAGGACGGGACCCGGTCAGCTCGGCTACGGAGACGGCGACGAAGCGACCGTGCTGAGGAGGACGAGCCCCGCCCAGCCCAGCGTGTACTTCCGCAAGAAGATCTCCCTCTCAGGGGCGGTGACACGAGCCGAGCTCCGCGTGCTGCATGACGACGGCGTGGCGGTGTGGGTGAACGGCACGCTGGTGTTCAGCAGGTACGTGGGCAATGGGACGAGCCATGGCGTCTACGCCAGCTCCTCCGCGGCCGACAACACGGTGAGCAGCGCGGTCATCCCGAGCACCGCCTTCGTCTCGGGCGAGAACACCATCGCGGTCATGGTGAAGCAGTCCAGCCCGACGTCGAGCGACATCTCGTTCGCGCTGTCGCTCACCCTGACGACACGGAGGTAG
- a CDS encoding glutathione S-transferase family protein, translating to MKLYFNPRSRATIAKWMLDECGAKYEIVPIDFEKKENKSPEFLKINPAGKLPALVDGDARLFESAAICLYLADKFPEARLAPKIGDPQRGRYLSLMVYSTSQLEPAMGDSMFKVETPPARGWTSFETVQDVIEGELGQGPYLFGDWFTAADVMIGSMFIWRRMFGGKPERPKLEAYVDRLLARPHGLKVG from the coding sequence ATGAAGCTCTATTTCAACCCACGGAGTCGTGCGACGATCGCCAAGTGGATGCTGGATGAGTGCGGCGCGAAGTACGAGATCGTCCCCATCGACTTCGAGAAGAAGGAGAACAAGTCGCCCGAGTTCCTGAAGATCAACCCGGCCGGCAAGCTACCGGCGCTGGTGGATGGAGATGCCAGGCTCTTCGAGAGCGCGGCGATCTGTCTGTACCTGGCCGACAAGTTCCCCGAGGCCCGGCTGGCGCCGAAGATCGGCGATCCCCAGCGTGGGCGCTACCTGTCGCTGATGGTCTACTCGACCTCGCAGCTCGAGCCGGCCATGGGCGACAGCATGTTCAAGGTCGAGACGCCGCCCGCGCGAGGCTGGACGAGCTTCGAGACGGTCCAGGACGTCATCGAGGGCGAGCTCGGCCAGGGGCCCTACCTGTTCGGGGACTGGTTCACCGCGGCGGATGTGATGATCGGCTCGATGTTCATCTGGCGGCGGATGTTCGGCGGCAAGCCGGAGCGGCCCAAGCTGGAGGCCTACGTCGACCGCCTGCTGGCGCGCCCGCACGGGCTCAAGGTGGGGTAG